A portion of the Corticium candelabrum chromosome 5, ooCorCand1.1, whole genome shotgun sequence genome contains these proteins:
- the LOC134180339 gene encoding zinc finger FYVE domain-containing protein 21-like, giving the protein MAKRLVRGKGGLRMISVDGHGSIFDLAEPSWDEDSKHPSCSNPDCAAQFNVLHRRHHCRVCGKVFCGNCCDHKQPVLRMGLVDPVRLCQHCESEVKKDNIFCSKHLKVLTTGAKFTLAEVIGVEFVCRLSDDHSEILFGGASVDSRDPINLKGIIEVINIENEQLPTQERGSFSSEVCGLVLVYRPPHSKEEVSIQLKIVEQEDKAKHGKEWLLALKKALTILHRKK; this is encoded by the exons ATGGCGAAACGCCTAGTGCGCGGAAAGGGTGGCCTACGAATGATATCAGTGGATGGACATGGGTCTATTTTTGATCTCGCAGAGCCTTCATGGGATGAAGATTCTAAG CATCCATCATGCAGTAACCCCGATTGTGCAGCTCAGTTCAACGTTCTGCATCGGCGG CATCACTGTCGTGTCTGTGGCAAAGTCTTTTGTGGAAACTGTTGTGACCATAAGCAGCCTGTACTGCGCATGGGACTCGTTGATCCAGTGAG GTTATGTCAGCATTGCGAGTCAGAGGTAAAGAAGGACAACATATTCTGTAGCAAGCACCTCAAGGTGTTGACCACAG GTGCAAAGTTCACTCTGGCAGAAGTGATTGGTGTGGAGTTTGTTTGCAGACTGTCAGATGACCATAG TGAGATTCTCTTTGGGGGTGCCTCTGTGGATAGTCGTGATCCAATCAATTTGAAAGGAATCATTGAAGTAATCAATATAGAGAATGAGCAGCTGCCAACAC AGGAAAGAGGTTCGTTTTCTTCAGAAGTGTGCGGATTAGTCCTCGTGTATAGACCACCACACAGTAAAGAAGAAGTGAGCATCCAATTGAAAATTGTCGAGCAGGAGGATAAGGCTAAACATGGAAAAGAATGGCTTTTGGCTTTGAAAAAG GCACTAACCATCTTGCACCGGAAGAAGTAA
- the LOC134180340 gene encoding CB1 cannabinoid receptor-interacting protein 1-like codes for MSGVGQSFRLFVSVYAASDGTPLYFKVDGTRFKEQRTIKACCGVQYKIKIVIRPVVGLLKDVVVGGDDLGIKQTHHAGQSSTFECLWTSSGYQPTKSGQRTKVPLLIYIDGVGKMEAFLQFKFYQPSDKTHSQWGDPIRQLEFECQSPSGGSGIIDVVRMTVR; via the exons ATGTCGGGCGTCGGTCAAAGTTTCAGGCTCTTCGTCTCTGTGTATGCTGCATCTGATGGCACACCGCTTTATTTCAAAGTGGATGGAACTAGATTCAAAGAGCAACGCACAATCAAAGCTTGCTGCGGCGTTCAGTACAAAATCAAGATTGTCATCCGGCCAGTAGTTGGACTGTTAAA AGATGTTGTTGTGGGTGGCGATGACTTAGGAATCAAGCAGACTCATCATGCAGGACAATCTTCTACCTTTGAGTGTCTCTGGACAAGTAGTGGCTACCAGCCGACAAAGAGTGGACAGCGAACAAAAGTGCCTTTGCTTATCTACATTGACGGTGTGGGCAAAATGGAAGCTTTTCTTCAATTCAAATTCTACCAACCCAGTGATAAAACACACAGTCAGTGGGGAGATCCAATTAGACAGCTGGAGTTTGAGTGCCAATCTCCTAGTGGTGGGTCAGGAATTATTGATGTTGTCAGGATGACTGTCAGGTAG